cttaacataataacattatatacaaaaaaaacgggattttggatcatgtatttattaaaaaagaatatccatacaactacaatggaaaaaaaacaagattcatttctgatcgtgaaattaataccattcgcactgttatcgtagctacgttccctggcatcaagtgaatccaacatggcgtctttcttcacaagcagtttgcatccatttgaattttattcttcagtctcacggtagtagtgttgttcaatagattgcatagagtaaatgcagtttggtttcagatttcagattttgctttttacaacgagttaacgttttcaactaagacattggcatacttagcatacaagacatacaaggcattcaatgctttcatggctttcaagcgttcacgattcagtccgttccaaaattaccactcaataacatctttttgtgtggattggccgcgaacaatacgacttgtgtatgcgtctataagtattttgagcgtttgcgccataatgctccagatgatcgtaatccaaacacattgaaatacaaaacgactgacaaaagagttttatgggcaaaaatctcgtgttcgtcatgtgacccggccctgtccgtgcatgacaacgtcaatcatcatcaagatagcacgcgtgatcagcatgtgaacacctcattggatcacagttagttgtcatggtgttgagggcccaatgacctctgggtactattgcgcaatttttccattttgtggcggaggaaaaaaaaaaaaaaaaagacgacaaaaaaacaaaggcattttatgacagggctaccacaggtatcccagtaaaaagacgacaaaaaaacaaaggcattttatgactgggctaccacaggtatcccagtaaaaacaaaggcattttatgactgggctaccacaggtatcccagtaaaaaagacgacaaaaaaacaaaggcattttatgactgggctaccacaggtatcccagtaatgatcatgctattattTCACTCAAAATTCGTTCCTGTTTGTCttatttgataaagagggaatcattaatgttttcattaaaacagtactgccttgattttccaacatttacaatgatagacagtaaatttcacttttcacccacatttacttccaaccttctcttttgaaccagaaacaaaaatgatatatgtttaaaacacatgacatcatccacccttgtcaaatgtaatagcatgatcattactgggatacctgtggtagcccagtcataaaatgcctttgtttttttgtcgtctttttttttttcctccgccacaaaatggaaaaattgcgcaatagtacccagaggtcattgggccctcaacaccatgacaacttactgtgatccaatgaggtgttcacttgctgatcacgcgtgttttcttgatgatgattgacgttgtcatgcacggacagggccgggtcacatgacgaacacgagatttttgcttataaaactcttttgtctgtcgttttgtatttcaacgtgtttggattacgatcatctggagcattatagcgcaaacgctccaaatacttatagacgcatacacaattcgtattgttcgcggccaatccgcactaaaagatgttattgagcggtaattttggaacggactgaGTCACGgacgcttgaaagccatgaaagccttgaatgccttgtatgccttgtataccggtatccagtcacctcgccaccaagcagactcgccaccagcgaactcgccaccaaggaacgatctcgccaccaacgtactcgccaccaagcgaagtcttctcgccaccaaccaccaataaagagattagtcgaggacagtaggatgttcggctgataagtctgtactcaaactttataaacgtatgttgtcgaaagcacgttcgaaaccgataagtttgttcgagtttttgcaatttctcctcgcttacgtgcaaaagacaaacacgatacgtttcgatgtcaatgagttaggaacggaacacatctaacacgtcgctgaaggtcataatttaaatacagacaagcgcacaaacgtatcggccgatttgaattgtgctcgttcgaacatcctactctcctcgactactttattctagtttatctctttattggtggttggtggcgagaagacttcgcttggtggcgagtacgttggtggcgagatcattccttggtggcgagtctgcttggtggcgaggttACCGGTAACCTGTATaccaagtatgccaatgtcttagctgaaaacgtacacttgttgtaaaaagcaaaatctgaaatctgaaaccaaactgcatatactctatgcaacCTATTGAACAACACcactaccgtgagactgaagaacaaaactcaaaTGGATGtaaactgcttgtgaagaaagacgccatgttggattcacttgatgccagggaacgtagctacgataacagtgcgaatcgtattaatttcacgatcagaaaggtgaatcttatgtttgttttcattgtagttgtatggatattcttttttaataaatacatgatccaaaatcccgtgttttttgtgtataatgctATTATGTTAggtattgtttacgcaattgtcctgtcacaggcggcccaagctcacgtctcgagaaaaagccaacaattaattcatgaacgcgtcacgtgTTGTGTGACTaggtgttaagttacgagaggaaccgttgaaaatttaaaatgttataaGGAATAATATAGGGAAAGAAATATGATCGATTTACAAccataaatatttcgaaatatgaagatttttctcgtaaaatcaataaaacttactcataccccgtgtatccgttgtagtttctggcgatttctgccgttttaagcttgctttaccatcactgttattcacatcatctacttttttcacgttggtaaaatctgtacagacatcacactaaccaactcgcgcgcaaagtaagaagactatattgaaggcttgaaattatattacgatcgattttcatcaagaaatgggccaggaattttccacaatagtgcaaataatcgtgaagggggatcgcagaaaagcgattgcgtgacgcgcggtaagctgtaagatgacatttTATTacataccagacgtaaaaactcttcagattcgTAGTCcgcattttgtacccactctgcagtctgcattttgtactaacaggtatcaGTGGCAcgaatacagtttatttttagtgacatttattcgcaaaacacacataatctacctcaaaatacctgtgagtgaggtaatttgacattttcgttctttcccacattaatgttcttctctccttttgtaagaatgtaaacatcactcacaatgtttcaagtaatccacccaccctacaaaaaataactcttgcatgcatagcatgcctatgttttgaaataggtgtatgcccttggccagacttgagcgcactatttcagtatactagtccgacacccgtagcatcactacacttgattccaaggatccagtaccatccaggtatcccagttaatcacaaaacaagttattgcttACCAACGTTCGCGGACTTTAGCGAGGATTAcagtctaacttgtcttctattcaaaaacgatcttgatcacaCGGGGTCTTATCCTGAACCGAAACGttaactataattttctgtctAAAAGGAACTAATCACTTAGGTGTCAATCTAACTACAAAGTATTTCGCAGCTTTTCCCGGAAGCAGTAACATTTAGCTTCAACGGAAGCAGTTACACTAACGACAGGGAAAGTCAAAGACACAATAAAGTTAAGAAAGATGCACTTAATTACAAGTATTAAAAAAACCTTATACCTTCAAGAACAATAACTTAGTGTAAGCATCAAAATTACATCGTCTTTTATCATATACAGATTGGAGTAGTTGCTAACTGAAGGAACTAAAGTAAACATCTATAATACCTGCTGAGAGAATAGCATTTCTCATAAATTTTACGCTTATAATTCTGCATAGTCTTGATCAGGCCTCCTTAATATCCtaaatgaaaattcttaaaaaaggaCGAACTGTTTTAAAGTTAAGTTTCATTCTTGACGTGTTCGTGGTATCTGAATTAGTTCAACGGCACGTTAAACAAACGGCTAAATATCAAGGTATAACGATATACAGTATCCTTAAAAACAAGATTTGAGTTTCAGCCTCTAACTTTTTCCACAGTACCGGCTGACACAATCTTGGACCGGTTTCAGTCTGAAAGAAAGAGCCGCAATTCCGTACGTTGATCATAATGTTGAGGTGACAACAGTTATTAAAGCcatgaaaacaaacttttctggAAACCACTCCTTCGTCAACTGTTGGGTGTGCTCCGTCCATCCACCCCGGCATGTCCGTTCCACATCTATGGTGCGTTAGGCAGTGAGTAGATATACTCGTTCCAGCCCCCGCCGAGAATCTGTACCAGTCTTCTGgcaaatttttatcacattttcGGTCACCGCGACCAAAATCGCTGTGTCGATCGGAGTCATTCAGAAACTTGTACTGTTTGCATTCTGAGGGAGCtaaaaatggaaatatattgGAATACTCAAGCATTTGGCTTTATGAAAAGCGAAATGTTCTGATATCTCATAAAAGATGGCGAAAGCGAGGACATGGGCAccgaaacaattttttgggGGGTGTGGGTGGGGAGAATTTGCAAAAAAGGTGGGTCTATATTTCCTTCAGATTCAGAGTCGCTCAAAACCTAGAACTGATGACGTTTTGAGATACTTGAACATTTAAGGTCCTTCGAAACAGTCGTACACCTGATGATATCAGGAAAGTAATGTTTAAACAACTGCCTCGTAGACGGCACTGGGGAATAATTGTGCCAGAGGACAACAACGATAAAGACAACAATATATCTGTTATTCCATTACTGCATCAATTTATCAGATAAATTCATGAGGACGCGCGCAAAGTATGCCACGTTTATAGACGGTATTACATCGTAGAACAGGGCAAAAATACAGAGCAACAAacttggatttttcttttctgcgtTTGTTAGGCTTGACTTGTGAAGAAACGAACTTGTACGCGCGACAGATCTTTTAGTTGGTCACATAGAACACTTTAATGGTTTCGTCCGTGTTGTTTCGTCTTTCGTGTACTCCTTCTGCGATCGATACGATACACAGAGAGGGCCGTAGGATGTATTTCGCGAACTCAAATCATaatattaaaaagtgaaataatagtGGAGTCATATATCCCTAATTCGATGGTGTAACTGGATATAACACGAGAGGACATTTTGCTCGTTTCTCGTATTTTTCTACACAACTTTTACATAAAATACTACTCAACTCTCAAAACATCCGCGCGTACTTTAAGTTAAACCATTGAATAAGGTGTATTTATAAAAAGTCAAAGgagttattctatttttttaattgaatataCATTCAGACAATACTGACACTATTTACCCTTGATCCCACGTGTAACATAGAGCATGCGCTAAAAATGGTGGAAAGGACACTTAACGTTTCCGAAAGCTTTATTTTCGGCCGGTCATCCAAGTTAAGGGTCCAAATAAGTACAGAAGATCCCCTGCGGCTAATCCTAACCCTAAACCTTTTACGTGCGAACATGAAGACCTATTTCGAAATATTCCGTtcactcttaaagaaaaaacctaaGAATCACCAACCTGTATCACACAGAGTTCCAAGGTACCCCTCAGGGCAGTCACACTTGAACCCATTGACAAGATCTCGGCATGATCCTCCATTGTGACACGGATTAGCGCTGCAATCGTCTATATCTGCAATTccaattgtgattggcttagcTGAGCACGATTCGCTACCTTAGGCGTCGCTCCAATATTTTGTTGGGGAATAAACACTACATGAAATGTTCAATCACTCGCAAGACAAGGGACCTGAGAGGGTTCAAGGACGtttaagaacaagaaaaactcgTTATATGGGATTAGTTATTGCAAGATACCCCCAGTGACTTCAGAAACGGGTCTAATCAAAATTTGCCAGGAGGTTAtgttcttttttcgtttttttcttttttttggcagtaATTGGTTTCTGTAGTGTCGCAGCTGACTATAGAATTAGGAACTATTCGTGCTCTCTCTTACGTCCTTGAGCTCTTGAGGTACCAGTGAcaaattcttagttttgttAGATGTCAAAACATCCAAATGAAAGACTGATCAAAAATGAGCCAAAATAGTCATAGGCTGAAGAGGATAACTTGGATTTCAGATGGCGTTATCCCATTCCTTTCAAATATCTTACCTGTTTCGCATTTTAACCCAGTAAAGCCTGCAGCACAAAGGCAGCGGTACCCGTGTGGTAAAAAACCGGATTGACGTGTCCCACCATTCATAAAAGACGTGGTCCCACATGAGTTCTGGGAAATGATAAATGGAAAAAACCATTCAAATCAGACTGAAGGAGACAGGAGGATTATGGGAAAGTACGAAAAGAATCTATGAACGTAATTCTTTCTGGAATGATAAAAGGTTAAGGTTTGCGAGATGTAGCTCATAATTGCCATAGCATATCTCAGTTTCCCTCGAATGAAGCGACATGAAGAACTGCAGCTCTTCATCGGAATATGCTGATCTGAGAGTTTTTAATCATTCAtgttcctgggtggagagaggcataGTAATAGTAatgtgtcttgcccaagaataTGACAACATGATTGGGCCAGGGCATGAATCATCCGACATGTGCTGATTGCAGTGTCCGCATCAACGAGGAACTATAATATTGAACAGCTCTAATGAGAAATCATTTAGCCCctttataaaattatatatggtCCGACTGCTATGACTTTGTATCTGTTACTTTCATTGAAGGGAAACTTGTGCTGAAGTGACATCAATTCTAGCCCTGAAACTGTCCTTTGAATAAAGCGACAAGCCTTCATAGAAGGGGGCTTTTATGATAGTTCTATGATAGGGTACCAATGGGGTagtggcttttacggctaacgataaaaaattttggccattttacggctaactgTTGATAACTTCCATTATTATACATTAAACtatgaaaactctgattggACGACAGCATACATTCAATTACAATGACGAATGAAGTTGACATGACAACTTAATGTCTGCAGCAGAAATTGGGTTATTATGTCGATTTCAAAATCTGCCTTGCCTCTAAGCCCCTCGTCCGCGTGGtgttctcaaaaaaaaaaaaacccagagaGAAGCGTTTTcttgtataataaaacaattattttaacagGGAAAGTCTCTTTACGAGTAACAGTTAgaatttgtcaatatttacgcTTATTTTTATGGCTAAAC
The sequence above is a segment of the Pocillopora verrucosa isolate sample1 chromosome 5, ASM3666991v2, whole genome shotgun sequence genome. Coding sequences within it:
- the LOC136281065 gene encoding uromodulin-like, translating into MVEQLISIFVLFTIAIYLVLSEDNCRILQFLDAKDGSALEKHVIGTIALNSEHSCRVQCYLENACVSYNFGKRVTGDEVCELKNSTDIQHPDDLKPRVNFIYRGAENSCGTTSFMNGGTRQSGFLPHGYRCLCAAGFTGLKCETDIDDCSANPCHNGGSCRDLVNGFKCDCPEGYLGTLCDTAPSECKQYKFLNDSDRHSDFGRGDRKCDKNLPEDWYRFSAGAGTSISTHCLTHHRCGTDMPGWMDGAHPTVDEGVVSRKVCFHGFNNCCHLNIIINVRNCSSFFVYRLKPVSICPSRYCGKS